The proteins below are encoded in one region of Triticum aestivum cultivar Chinese Spring chromosome 1B, IWGSC CS RefSeq v2.1, whole genome shotgun sequence:
- the LOC123099133 gene encoding uncharacterized protein — MRIEFLVVAIASIFLLMSLLDMFRRRCRHSTIKYLLLALDAISDTSFIYTIGLMQSAPFKKDLFSIWALILVNLRFSACFISAYGIPDQDNRRMTKGVRVVSFLGVSFLIGTQNSQFKHPIWVLWAMQPVRSIYIRVAYYKATRSFLHGWSSPLLTAYMGTEDGICKDGDPTTMVAYKYLVSGDQKQKVELQAPRYKFCLESQGRFITLDKTWKLLSEQHSDTGAGDVQPSWAKDMCLSFALYRLLRCRFDDLPLPADSIASTRKLMYEIIGKKSRDLTAQIDHHAERTFRIAKLELTFLNDYFYTRYPILFWRGFPLLFAWYPLLTIALITWLGRDIHKLYKPKKEEIAHVVHGVNVDLIITWIFMGIIVIKEFWKVVTYLLSDWTKVMLLCEYTSRTLKWIPQWLWKLLLQILCTPRCRIVRRWHNKIGQYEFLQSFGHNPRNILYWLSLGLVPKEIRGAKVSSPTELPRDLKAAVLKSLCSLDLEQNSLESDLPTDLRQFPFKRTFELPTWCHSILVWHIATSLCEIELAQCYNTSLTTSELLCAIKTALSCFSSQPYLIKEDRIEGALRANYIAANSISRYCAYLLVIEPDLLPDSFLTADDIFRSTVDESLDILKGCDTLQSIYRTLIREGVPEQDGNTSVIRKERSNTHHNMILQKAADLACYLIHEIPDEVVRWKVLAEVWADILVHTAPSWNASAHKKCLATGSEFITHIWVILSHCNIHSSKRWPYPKTPDDGNHGDQGQDPTAGGSGDQPLAHEAPARVPSNGALEEQGQPWSPILGQHLTQQLAPSETEEISEIQEVRDDWRE, encoded by the coding sequence ATGAGAATTGAGTTCCTCGTTGTGGCCATTGCATCCATCTTCCTCCTGATGTCATTGTTGGACATGTTCCGTCGTCGGTGCCGCCACTCCACCATCAAGTACCTCTTACTTGCCCTCGACGCCATAAGCGATACCTCATTCATCTACACAATTGGGCTGATGCAGAGTGCACCCTTCAAGAAAGATCTGTTTTCAATATGGGCGCTCATATTGGTCAACCTCCGGTTCAGTGCTTGCTTCATCTCGGCATACGGCATCCCTGACCAAGACAACAGACGGATGACCAAGGGCGTAAGAGTGGTTTCATTTCTAGGGGTGTCCTTCTTAATCGGCACGCAGAACAGTCAGTTTAAGCACCCGATCTGGGTACTCTGGGCAATGCAGCCAGTGAGAAGTATATACATACGAGTTGCGTACTATAAGGCCACAAGATCATTCTTGCACGGTTGGAGCTCGCCGCTTCTGACAGCATATATGGGTACCGAAGATGGTATTTGTAAGGATGGGGATCCGACTACAATGGTGGCATATAAGTACTTGGTCTCTGGAGATCAGAAGCAGAAAGTCGAACTGCAGGCGCCTAGGTATAAATTTTGTTTGGAGTCACAAGGACGGTTCATCACTCTTGACAAGACTTGGAAGCTGCTCAGCGAGCAGCATTCAGACACCGGTGCAGGGGACGTCCAACCATCATGGGCCAAAGACATGTGCCTGTCCTTTGCACTATACCGGCTACTCCGTTGCAGATTTGACGACTTACCCCTGCCAGCCGATAGCATTGCTAGCACCAGAAAACTAATGTATGAAATTATtggcaagaagagcagagatttgACAGCGCAAATAGACCACCATGCTGAGAGAACATTCAGAATTGCTAAGTTGGAGCTAACGTTCCTCAACGACTACTTCTACACAAGATACCCCATCCTTTTTTGGCGTGGCTTCCCACTGCTTTTTGCTTGGTACCCTCTCTTGACGATTGCTCTCATCACTTGGCTTGGAAGGGACATTCATAAACTCTACAAGCCTAAGAAGGAGGAAATTGCCCACGTCGTGCACGGGGTCAATGTTGATCTCATCATCACATGGATATTCATGGGCATTATCGTGATCAAGGAGTTTTGGAAGGTGGTCACCTACTTGTTGTCCGACTGGACCAAGGTGATGCTGCTGTGCGAATACACCTCGAGGACCCTGAAGTGGATTCCACAGTGGCTGTGGAAGTTATTGCTTCAGATCTTGTGCACACCAAGATGTAGAATTGTGCGCCGTTGGCACAATAAGATCGGTCAGTATGAATTCTTGCAGTCATTTGGTCACAATCCTAGGAACATTCTTTACTGGTTAAGCCTTGGCTTGGTCCCAAAAGAAATAAGAGGTGCAAAAGTAAGCAGCCCAACGGAGCTCCCAAGAGATCTGAAAGCCGCCGTTCTCAAGTCACTTTGCTCGTTAGATCTTGAGCAGAACTCATTAGAGTCAGACCTGCCAACTGATCTCAGGCAGTTCCCTTTTAAGCGGACTTTCGAACTGCCAACATGGTGCCACAGCATTCTTGTGTGGCATATAGCAACAAGCCTGTGTGAGATTGAGCTTGCTCAATGCTACAACACAAGCTTAACCACTTCTGAGTTACTGTGTGCAATCAAGACTGCTCTCAGTTGTTTCTCCTCCCAGCCATATCTTATAAAGGAAGATAGAATTGAAGGGGCGCTGCGAGCTAATTATATAGCTGCCAACAGTATATCGCGCTACTGCGCCTATCTGCTTGTAATAGAACCAGATTTGCTACCCGACAGTTTCTTAACTGCCGATGACATATTCAGAAGCACCGTCGATGAGTCTTTAGATATCCTGAAGGGCTGTGACACTCTGCAAAGCATTTACAGGACGCTAATTCGAGAAGGAGTGCCTGAACAAGATGGCAACACAAGTGTCATAAGAAAGGAAAGATCAAACACCCACCACAATATGATACTTCAGAAAGCTGCAGACCTTGCTTGCTATCTGATTCATGAGATCCCTGATGAAGTAGTTCGTTGGAAAGTCCTCGCAGAAGTCTGGGCCGATATACTGGTACACACAGCGCCCTCATGGAATGCCTCGGCTCACAAGAAATGCCTTGCAACAGGTAGTGAGTTCATAACTCATATATGGGTCATTCTTTCTCACTGCAATATCCACAGCAGCAAGCGCTGGCCATATCCGAAAACCCCAGATGATGGCAACCATGGCGACCAAGGGCAGGACCCAACTGCAGGTGGTTCTGGTGATCAGCCGTTGGCACACGAAGCGCCAGCAAGGGTTCCGTCAAATGGAGCACTagaagaacaaggccaaccatggAGTCCAATTCTGGGGCAGCATTTAACCCAACAGCTTGCTCCGAGTGAAACAGAAGAAATCAGCGAAATACAAGAGGTCCGAGATGATTGGAGAGAATGA